The Clarias gariepinus isolate MV-2021 ecotype Netherlands chromosome 26, CGAR_prim_01v2, whole genome shotgun sequence sequence TGCTCCTGAAGATCCAATCACATTGCGTTTTAGCCGTGACATGCTGACGCCTAGCCTGTTACTCCCAATTCAAAGGCAGGCTAGTGTACCATTTTGAacacaaatgaaaagaaatgtcCAGGATCCTGTGCCTGAGCTAGGGCCTGTGTCATGTATTGCCTCACAGCCATGCTGTGTAATATGTTAGTGCGTAGTTGAGGATGGAGTCACAATGATTTGCGAGTTAATTCCATGGTCTGTAACTGGAGGTGTTTCCTGGAAAGGGCGGGAGACTTGTGGTGATGTCCTGCTGCACTCGAGCACATTTAGTGGTTAAAGGGCCACTCTGATCTGCCGTGTGTGTTCCAGGAGAGGAAGCAAGAGCTGGAGACTGCATAAGCTGGCGCTCTGTGAAAAATACATAACATAGAATGTAAAGTAtaagtattaaaaatgtattatatagaAAGACTATAAGGATTATAACTTTTGTGAATCATTgtgaatcaatcaatcattaTTTTTCCCCTTCCCTGCTGTTCAGTACATTGGTCAATGGGTTCTGTCATTTCTATTGCAGTGGTGTTTTTTATGCGGCAAGGTTGCTATCCCGATCCCTAACCCTCCTCCTTTTTCATCAGAGCTTTGGCACAGCAATCATGGAGTGAttttaagagccttgctcaagggcccaacagcggtgACCTGATGACATGATGACATGAACATGATAATCAACCCAGAGACTCAACTACCTGAGCCTCCACTGCCCCTTCAAAAACATATCATCAAATGAAactctttcttttaaaataaactgataaaaaatgtttagtagatTCTTtctataaacaaactaaactaGATTGAGTTACAGAGTAAAAGTCCTTTTTACATATATGAGTCTCTTTGCTGTCATTGGCAAACCTTTCTCAATAAGATAAATGCCTCTCATAAATGCACAAATGCACAGAGGATGTAAAGATGCACTGCGGATGTAaaacttgtaaataatttatgtgGAGCCAAAACTTCCCACCACAATGGCGTCACAGAATTTCAGccttatataaataaagatgcgTCTAAACACAAGCTAACATTTATATATGAACTTGTTGAGATATTTGTGCAGGTAAATGTACACATAAACATCATTTAAACTTAACAAATTAAagcagaaaaatacagaaataaaattatagtAAAACATAGGTTACATCATAagtttatacaatatatatgcAAACAGTTGAAGTTGATGGAACAAACAAATTGAATCCAAGTTAACAAAAGGATTAACTAATAACAGATCTGATGACTACTTGATAGGATATGAAGTATGAACTTACTTTTGTGGATCTTAATGTGCTCTTTAAGCTCCTCGGCTTGTTCAAATGTGCTGTCACAGAGATCACATGTCAGCGGTTTGTCTTTTGCATGACTCCGGCGTACGTGGCTATCATGGGCAGCATGAGAGGCGAAGGCTTTCCCGCAGTGTTTGCACTTAAATGGCCTTTCACCTGAGTGCTGCCTGATGTGTGTGCGGAGGATGCTCGAAGCCGTGAATGCCTGCAACAACAACCATAAAAGAGTCACAATTTAGAAACGCTcttgaatatatacagtacataaatatctatagttttattttaaattgtatgcATTAAAGTTTGTAATTAACTCTTGTctccttcttttttaaatttgaaatataCCAGTCTATAAGCATGCCTAGACGAGACAAATTTCTGATTTCCAAAGATGCTGGATTGTTGGTCAGTCGAAATGTTGGCTGTTCCAGAGACAAATAGCTAGAAATCTTAAAATCACCTCTTTTCTTTACCATTAACGGAATAATAGTCCAAGTTAAAGAAAAATCATCAACTTGGGCATTCTAAAAAATGTCTTTGTGCAGTTTGAAGACGTGTTGAGAACAAGTCAAGACAAAAATTACTTAAGCAAAAAATAACTAATTTTGTTGCAtaaattttatcataaaatgaGTCTATTCACTCCTTGAATGCCTCTtataatttgtaaatttttttgtgcCCTGGGATAAACTGAATGCTATAATCCTTCCTTAATTTTTAGCCGCAGTAGCCTTATTGCTGCAGGACAATacttcaaaaaaataattttctttccttgcttttttttttttttttttttaaatgaatgcctGATGAAAGTGGGTGGAGCTATCTGCAAAGTTCAGGCCCAGTTCAATGAAGTAAAACATAGCCACATCGTACATGATGATCCTTAGTGACGTCACATGGTATAACATAGgattttgttgttattaataatggtaataccaatacagtatatgctgttATATCTAAAAACAATGGGTTTGAGAAAAATAAAGACATCCTCATCATGGATAACACTCAACCCCGTGCCAGGAGTCTGTAATTCCCTCTTTTGTGTTGTTCGAAGACAAGAGAAGCAGGAAAACTTTTGTTCCTGCGCGCGGTCATAAATTAAAGGCGTATAATCCCGTTAAACAATAGGATTCGGCTGTGCATCTGGCAttaattaacatgtaaagtgtACACAATGACCACACACTCGCGTTAAACACACCATGAAATCTTTTTCTTCCCCTCCTCACCTTGTTGCAGTAGACGCATTTGTAAGGTCGCTCTCCGGAGTGCACGCGCATGTGCTTGTTGAGGCTCGAGGACTGAGAGAAACTTTTGCCGCACACTGAGCACTGCACACAGAGACACGGCACGAGAGAGTGTTAGAGCTGGAAACACTAACCCGGTCATCTGAACATTGTCACATTCAACATTCCTCATCATTTCTAAAGCAGGGTGGCGTCAGAGGTCACGGTTCATACATTTAGACTCTGACCTCTAACCTCGTCTTTCACCCGAAACCAAAGCAAATCGTAAAGTTAGGATTATTACTGAACGATGAACTTTGGTGCTGCGTTTAAAGCTTTCATAGGACTGCGTcgcaataaacacacacacacacacacacacacacacacacacacacacacacacaaataatggaaatACAACGAAAcagaagtatatataaaaaaacataaatgcaaaTAAGACAGAATACTGCACGTATATATAACGTATGCACGTCTTTATTTGCAATATGTGTGAATCATTTATTTATCGGTTGTTTTTACTGAGTAATCATTTAGTGCCAGATTAGAGAagtagattttcttttttaccaacttgcagaattgttttaaaattaataaatcacacgtgtagaaattaaaatgtgaaaatctgcgcatttatttttaattatgttaaatattttggtTTACAAATCTGCATTAATGTCAGGCtccataaatatataatatcacAATATCCTTTACTCTTTCTTCTGATGTTTACTTAAAAATATCAACATTGATTTGAATTAAAGTTGAATGAACAATGTTTTAGAGTTAGAATTTTGATCTTGAATGGATTTGttttcctatttaaaaaaaagcatgcagtATTAACGGTAAAATAGGCTACTGTTTATTTTGTCTGATTATTGAAACAGATAATTTTtgcattaaacaaaaagcactatataatcagagaaaaagttttatttctatCTCTGTGCAAGTCTTTCACAGTGAGATAAAAACCTAAATCAAACACCTGATGTAATATCTTCTATTTACAGTAGTAACTTTTGGATTGTGTACTGGCCCTCTTATGCACGTGTTGCTCGGTATAAGTTGTGGTACCTTATGCGGTCGGTGTTTCTCGTGCACGTGCAGGATGTGGATGCGTAGTCGGTCTCTTTTCTCGAACGATCTGTTACAGAGATGACACGGGAACTTCCGGTCTCCCCGATCCACACAGCGAGTGTACTTCAGGTGCTTATCTCTGTAGTAGCGGTAAGCGAAGACCTTTCCGCATCGATCACACTTATAGCCCTCAGCcgagtctacacacacacacacacaaagaaaaaaaattagccACAATTGGTGAAGTTATCTAATTACATTGCTTCCTATACGTTGCTTCAgttgtttaatttcttttttcttagaAAGACGTTCTTACATATGACCCCTCGTTTTTTTTTGCGTATATATGCAATATTCTTCCCATTCCTTCCTTTCTGTACATAATACCTGCCACATTACCCTGTgcattatttctattatttctattttcttgcatttatttttcttgcatTTAATACAAATATTCCTTCCTTTCTTATTCTTCCCCACATTGTAATCATTCCTTATTCTGTCCAATGTTATTTTTCAAAGGTATGCTCTCTACTCTAGACTTTCTTTACCTCTTTAACTCAGTCTCTCCTTTCTTAATGTTAGGTTTATTTGTCTGCTTATTTATGTGCTTTTGTCCTCACCTCCGTCCTggtcttcctcctcctcctcctctctgaGTGACATGGGAATGCCCATGTACAGAGTGTAAGTGTCTCCATACCACACCAGCAGCTCCTGCAGGGGGCGCACCTCCCGGCACGTCTCGTAGTAAATTCGGCCCGCGCGCTGCACGGCCACCACGTTCTGCTCCTCCGGGAAGCGCGCGCATTGCACCAGCGACATCCAGCTGCCGCGCGCGCCGCCGCCGTCGACGAAGTGACTCAACCGGCCCTTCTCAAAGATCTACAGAGATACATCACATTAAAACGCGAGTTACTATCTTATAGtctaacacaacaacaacaacaacaacaataataataataataataataataataataataataatgacctcCCACATGAGTGTGTTGTCGTGGTGTGTTTTGATTTCGCTTGTGTTCACCGCTTTTCCGCGGTACGGCCCAAAGCGGGTGCCTTTAGGTATGGAGTTGCGCGCGGCAAAAACACCACAATGAGGAACACCGGCGCACGAGCAGCGGagcacacacagacctgagaacacacacacacacagctttataTTTCATCTTCACCcttcatgtaatttttttttgtgcatttgatcaaaatgaaatgtaaaataattcatagaaaaaaaacaaaaaggaaaaattgtTAATTGCGATTAAGTCAAGAGAATAAAAAGCATACCTTCAGGCAGCTCGAGGCTCTCTGTGTCGATGTTAGCAGGCAGCACCACTGAAACCCAGTGGATAGAAACATTACTGactcatgtttaaaaaaatataataaatcataataatttataatttgatTCCAATATAAATTTAGCAGAATTATTTCTGGAAATGGATTAATGTGGCTGTTTAAGAGGGCGACTAAGTTACAAATTGCCAGATAACAAGAAcaacagaattattattattattattattattattattattattattattattgagaatAACTAGGAAGAACATGAGATTTTACCATTAAGAATATTTAGTAATTTTATATACAATTctaaaaacgtaaaaaatgcataattaaaatacacacgTTTTAAATTTGTCATTTATTACAGTAGTACTGTTATggacaataataatacagattGAGACGACATATGTGTTTAGATAACAATTCCAtacaaattacaataataaataatcaatatgtgttaacaataaaactaaaataattaatcataataaataaacgatatgaaaaatacataatcaataacaacaacaacaacaataataatagtaataatctCAGGGGAGTTTAATTCCTATATGAAATGAATGTTAAATTAGCATACCTGGATCATCAGGTAGCAACAGTCCTGAGATGGCGTGTCCGACTCCCTGCTGGTGGTCTTTACTGTACCCATAGAGCACAGTAAACAAATCCTCCTGGGTGAAACTGTAAGTGCGCTTCGATTCCTCCATCATCTGAGGGTGCATAAAGGTGTCTTTGTGtggagaggaagaggaagatgaggaggaAGAGACAGGGCTGCTGAAGCCTGACAGAGAGCCCGGTGTGTgctggggtctgtgtgtgtgattcgGTTGGATGATGTTGAAATATGGAAGGTTGAATATGTGCTCATGGATGATTGAAGACTGCTGGCTCAGGAAAGAATGTGTGTCTGAGCCGAGAGAGTGGAGAGGAGGATGGAGAGGAGGATGGAGCGCAGGATGGAGAGGATGGAGAGGCTGAAAGGTGGGGGTT is a genomic window containing:
- the prdm14 gene encoding PR domain zinc finger protein 14, producing the protein MSAAVMMATSSTCINLLRRTPTFQPLHPLHPALHPPLHPPLHSLGSDTHSFLSQQSSIIHEHIFNLPYFNIIQPNHTHRPQHTPGSLSGFSSPVSSSSSSSSSPHKDTFMHPQMMEESKRTYSFTQEDLFTVLYGYSKDHQQGVGHAISGLLLPDDPVVLPANIDTESLELPEGLCVLRCSCAGVPHCGVFAARNSIPKGTRFGPYRGKAVNTSEIKTHHDNTLMWEIFEKGRLSHFVDGGGARGSWMSLVQCARFPEEQNVVAVQRAGRIYYETCREVRPLQELLVWYGDTYTLYMGIPMSLREEEEEEDQDGDSAEGYKCDRCGKVFAYRYYRDKHLKYTRCVDRGDRKFPCHLCNRSFEKRDRLRIHILHVHEKHRPHKCSVCGKSFSQSSSLNKHMRVHSGERPYKCVYCNKAFTASSILRTHIRQHSGERPFKCKHCGKAFASHAAHDSHVRRSHAKDKPLTCDLCDSTFEQAEELKEHIKIHKKRQLMQSPALASSPGTHTADQSGPLTTKCARVQQDITTSLPPFPGNTSSYRPWN